One window of the Podospora pseudopauciseta strain CBS 411.78 chromosome 4, whole genome shotgun sequence genome contains the following:
- a CDS encoding hypothetical protein (EggNog:ENOG503Q4HD; COG:E), giving the protein MGCCPSIKTAVNPSDCHPPTNPKLHITKFQLDQSPRTSHFIMSPSAVDTVQQTVDEIKEKVIPVQNKEQVPEVVEDKGVQVQEEELPELYTNHKEPLKLSGALEVFDSFDVTPVIGREYSNVDLVKLLRAPNSDELLRDLAITISQRGVVFFRKQEGLTDDLQKELVQRLGQLSGKPETSGLHIHPISNAAREHGGKDDEISVISSEQAKKLYADRFASAWNGGRHRQSGKGQWHSDITFEPIPSDYALLKLTQLPKTGGDTLWASGYELYDRISPKLRGFLDTLTAYYAQPLFTDAAKRNGFSIYSGERGAPENVGDVLEAIHPVIRTNPVTGWKSVFAVGHHVKRIHGLSDEESKHFLDWFVQLIVENHDLQVRFKWKDVNDVAIWDNRSVYHAATPDYVFEDGLGERKGSRAVSLGEKPYYDPQSTSRREALRK; this is encoded by the exons ATGGGATGCTGTCCGTCTATAAAGACAGCAGTTAATCCGTCTGATTGCCATCCACCAACAAACCCAAAGCTTCACATCACAAAGTTTCAACTTGATCAATCTCCACGCACCTCGCACTTCATCATGTCTCCCTCGGCAGTCGATACAGTCCAACAAACTGTGGacgagatcaaggagaaggtcATTCCAGTCCAGAATAAGGAGCAGGTGCCAGAGGTTGTCGAGGACAAGGGTGTCCAAGTTCAAGAGGAAGAACTCCCAGAGCTCTACACGAACCACAAGGAGCCTTTGAAGCTCAGTGGCGCCCTTGAGGTCTTTGACTCCTTCGATGTTACCCCTGTGATCGGAAGGGAATATTCCAACGTCGACctcgtcaagctcctccGTGCTCCAAACTCGGATGAGCTGCTTCGTGATCTTGCCATCACCA TTTCTCAACGTGGTGTTGTCTTCTTTCGGAAACAGGAGGGCTTGACTGACGATCTTCAAAAGGAGTTGGTCCAGCGTCTCGGCCAGCTTTCTGGAAAACCAGAGACTTCCGGTCTtcacatccatcccatcagcAACGCCGCCCGTGAGCATGGTGGCAAGGACGACGAGATCAGCGTCATCTCCTCAGAGCAAGCCAAGAAGCTCTACGCCGATCGATTCGCCAGCGCATGGAACGGTGGCAGACATCGTCAGTCCGGAAAGGGCCAGTGGCACTCTGATATCACCTTCGAGCCTATTCCCAGCGATTATGCTCTTCTCAAGCTGACACAGCTGCCTAAGACCGGTGGTG ACACCCTCTGGGCTTCTGGCTATGAGCTCTACGACAGAATCTCCCCCAAGCTCCGCGGCTTCCTCGATACCCTCACAGCCTACTATGCCCAGCCACTCTTCACCGATGCCGCCAAGCGAAACGGCTTCAGCATCTACTCCGGCGAGCGTGGCGCCCCCGAGAATGTCGGCGATGTCCTCGAGGCCATCCACCCCGTGATCCGCACCAACCCAGTCACCGGCTGGAAGTCAGTGTTTGCTGTCGGACACCACGTCAAGCGTATCCATGGCCTCTCTGATGAGGAGAGCAAGCACTTCCTTGACTGGTTCGTCCAGCTCATTGTCGAAAACCATGATTTGCAAGTCCGCTTCAAGTGGAAGGATGTGAATGATGTTGCCATTTGGGACAACAGGAGTGTTTACCACGCGGCCACCCCCGATTATGTTTTTGAGGACGGGCTGGGCGAGCGCAAGGGGAGCAGAGCTGTCAGTCTGGGTGAGAAGCCTTACTACGACCCTCAGAGCACTAGCAGGAGGGAGGCTCTCAGGAAGTAG
- a CDS encoding hypothetical protein (COG:S; EggNog:ENOG503P3A1) codes for MKTSWLLSFIGLSLLARRARCTDYPLLPYDPETTSDCADWFNNDDGRSCKWVRDYFEATPEEFSRWNPSVGLNCEPWYEWNSYCVITWTKINSTLPATSKTTTTSSLTTTAPILGPSPTAWTDMGCYVEDPELPILDVNFNPNGDSSLSVPKCWQTCYRRFYDYAGVQNGNQCWCGSYVGGEWAANQTSCNSPCTGNPSTFCGGPGFIRIYKAEKNVPSVTTTSTAGTVSSTSTSTSGAKRNLDAVKNMGIF; via the coding sequence ATGAAGACCTCTTGGTTGTTGTCTTTCATTGGGCTGTCGCTTCTCGCACGCAGAGCGAGATGCACCGACTACCCTCTACTTCCATACGACCCAGAAACCACCTCTGACTGTGCCGACTGGTTCAACAATGACGATGGCCGGTCTTGCAAGTGGGTGCGCGACTACTTCGAGGCTACTCCAGAGGAGTTCAGTCGTTGGAATCCATCTGTCGGCCTCAACTGCGAGCCGTGGTACGAATGGAATTCGTACTGCGTCATCACATGGACCAAGATCAACAGCACCCTGCCGGCTACGAGCAAAACCACAACTACGAGCAGcttgaccaccaccgcgcCCATTCTAGGGCCCTCGCCGACAGCCTGGACTGACATGGGCTGCTATGTCGAGGATCCGGAGCTTCCCATTCTTGACGtcaacttcaaccccaacggAGACTCGTCTCTGAGCGTTCCCAAGTGCTGGCAGACGTGCTATCGCCGTTTTTACGATTATGCCGGCGTTCAAAACGGCAACCAGTGCTGGTGCGGCTCCTATGTCGGCGGCGAGTGGGCTGCCAACCAGACCAGCTGCAACTCGCCCTGCACAGGCAATCCCAGTACCTTTTGCGGCGGTCCTGGATTCATTCGGATTTACAAGGCCGAGAAAAACGTGCCTTCTGTCACCACAACTTCAACCGCCGGCACTGTCAGTTCCACGAGCACATCTACTTCTGGCGCGAAGCGTAACTTAGATGCTGTCAAAAACATGGGTATATTTTAG
- a CDS encoding hypothetical protein (COG:Q; EggNog:ENOG503P0NF): MASASSSASGPVPTGATLDWDWNTVLTAAQSSKLTLLVVAPSIACFLWFFVAYQTSPLKKYPGPFLAGWTNLWRLSKVYGAEYAQTMKKLHEKYGPIVRIGPNLLDLDFPELSRTIYNTDGKWVKSDFYKNSSSIIDGKITYHMFSETNNVEHARLKRPVVRHYSVPAVLAMEAHMDKVVADLLQHLKKRFVEPRKVCNFGDWLGYCESGPRHHLPGYEHTLTRSDAWDFLGIVTFSTKFGYMEKGYDFDGTLAVADQSIDYLALCGQMPWTDYILDKNPIYPLGPPNISNVTNIAIQKMTARLKGEDKVFNPEKPDFLQYFIESKSTHPEIVDEGKIIGYLLLNLIAGADTTAITLRALFYYTLKDQRVWKKLESEVRSVFRAFEPAAHSKARALPYLDAVVNETLRYHPAVSMIMERIVPEGGLVLPDGSVVPGGQMVGMNPYIVGRNKKVFGENADDFYPDRWLQRDGENDEQYKERMQLWNQAMLQFGGGSRICLGRNLSMMEVYKLVPTLLSTFDIELEDPNEIWWYSSRWFYRTKGVNCRLRPRSD, from the exons ATGGCTTCAGCTTCGTCATCAGCCAGCGGCCCCGTGCCAACCGGCGCAACGCTGGACTGGGATTGGAACACTGTCCTCACCGCTGCTCAAAGCAGCAAGCTGACCCTTCTGGTGGTTGCCCCTTCCATCGCTTGCTTTTTGTGGTTCTTTGTCGCCTACCAGACCTCACCGTTGAAGAAATATCCCGGGCCATTTCTAGCAG GATGGACAAATCTGTGGCGGTTATCCAAGGTCTACGGGGCCGAGTATGCCCAGACAATGAAGAAGTTACATGAGAAATACGGCCCCATTGTCAGGATAGGACCCAATCTCCTGGACCTTGACTTCCCTGAGCTTTCTCGCACCATCTACAACACCGATGGCAAATGGGTCAAGTCCGACTTCTACAAAAACAGCAGCTCCATCATCGATGGCAAGATCACCTACCACATGTTTAGCGAGACCAACAATGTCGAGCATGCCAGACTGAAGAGACCTGTTGTGCGCCACTACTCGGTCCCGGCCGTGCTGGCTATGGAGGCACACATGGACAAGGTGGTGGCCGACTTGCTCCAACACCTCAAGAAACGTTTTGTTGAGCCCAGGAAGGTCTGCAACTTTGGCGACTGGCTAGGATACTGTGAGTCTGGACCCCGCCATCACCTTCCTGGCTATGAACATACTCTAACACGCTCAGATGCCTGGGATttcctcggcatcgtcaCCTTCAGCACCAAGTTCGGCTATATGGAAAAGGGCTACGACTTTGATGGCACCCTCGCTGTTGCCGACCAGTCCATCGACTATCTGGCTCTCTGCGGCCAAATGCCCTGGACCGACTACATCCTCGACAAGAACCCCATCTACCCTCTCGGCCCACCCAACATCTCCAACGTGACCAACATTGCCATCCAGAAGATGACGGCCCGTCTCAAGGGCGAGGACAAGGTTTTCAACCCCGAGAAGCCCGATTTCCTGCAGTATTTTATCGAGTCCAAGTCGACCCACCCAGAGATCGTTGACGAGGGCAAGATTATTGGTTATCTTCTTTTGAACT TGATCGCCGGTGCCGACACCACAGCCATCACCCTGCGCGCCCTCTTCTACTACACCCTCAAGGACCAGCGTGTGTGGAAAAAGCTCGAATCCGAAGTCCGCTCTGTCTTCAGGGCCTTCGAACCCGCGGCCCACAGCAAAGCCCGTGCCCTCCCCTACTTGGATGCCGTTGTCAACGAAACGCTCCGTTACCACCCTGCTGTTTCCATGATCATGGAGCGCATCGTCCCCGAAGGTGGCCTCGTCCTCCCTGATGGCTCTGTCGTCCCAGGTGGCCAAATGGTCGGTATGAACCCTTACATTGTCGGTCGTAACAAGAAGGTCTTTGGTGAGAACGCCGATGACTTTTACCCTGACCGGTGGCTGCAGCGGGATGGGGAGAATGACGAGCAGTACAAGGAAAGGATGCAGCTGTGGAATCAAGCCATGCTTCAATTTGGTGGTGGGTCTAGGATCTGCCTTGGGAGGAACTTGAGTATGATGGAGGTGTACAAGCTTGTGCCTACGTTGCTGTCGACGTTTGACATTGAGCTGGAGGACCCGAATGAGATTTGGTGGTATAGCAGTCGGTGGTTTTACAGGACGAAGGGGGTTAATTGTAGGTTGAGGCCTAGGAGTGATtaa
- a CDS encoding hypothetical protein (EggNog:ENOG503P15K) has translation MTLKGDAVWALGVMWFLCTLVFLLMCLRLYTRIVCLSSYGLDDHIYIVAFIFLLIFTIFTHLSGTVGFGQTMEEIGDMELVVKATLYECIGQGFAIVGMAIAKASLGTFLLRLVTVRWHRIAIWSALGLVSGASIAQVLCFWLSCVPVNYVYDRRIEGGYCPIDTRPTSYLLCTSTIVVDFFFALFPWLIVMPLQMPKREKFTIAGSMSLGLIAAAAGIVRTFEVEGLYTASYLKDSVGLIVWSSAEMAITLICIGIPVCRPLYKRAFRRLLGESNSGYHKQSGGKDGQGSSHALQTIGGGVLGSDGKPISKKLAQSQQVSANKDGRTTVTGQNESTDNISFTDVKLGVDGPFTRTTVGRGCDGSVGNGNSSDEEILNEYRRSQMDDHNGRVMRVDVEQGRVQHGEHSQAHNHNGIMITETYRVERS, from the exons ATGACGCTCAAAGGTGACGCCGTGTGGGCGTTGGGGGTGATGTGGTTTTTGTGTACCCTGGTGTTCTTGCTGATGTGCCTCCGACTGTACACCCGCATCGTCTGCTTGTCGTCTTATGGACTTGACGACCACATCTACATTGTGGCCTTT ATCTttctcctcatcttcaccatcttTACCCACCTCTCGGGAACCGTGGGCTTTGGGCAGACGATGGAGGAAATCGGCGACATGGAACTAGTAGTGAAAGCCACTTTGTACGAGTGTATCGGTCAAGGCTTTGCCATCGTCGGTATGGCCATCGCCAAGGCGTCTCTGGGTACTTTCTTGCTCCGTCTCGTCACTGTGAGGTGGCACAGAATCGCCATTTGGTCAGCCCTGGGGCTCGTGAGCGGCGCCTCCATCGCCCAAGTTCTGTGCTTCTGGCTCTCATGCGTTCCCGTCAACTACGTCTACGACCGCCGCATCGAGGGGGGCTACTGCCCCATCGACACAAGGCCGACTTCTTACCTTCTCTGCA CTTCCACCATCGTCGTCGACTTCTTTTTCGCTCTCTTTCCCTGGTTAATCGTCATGCCCCTACAAATGCCCAAACGCGAAAAGTTCACCATCGCCGGTAGCATGAGTCTCGGCTTGAT TGCTGCCGCAGCTGGCATCGTTCGCACCTTCGAAGTCGAAGGCCTCTACACAGCCTCGTACCTCAAGGACTCCGTCGGTCTCATCGTCTGGTCCTCCGCCGAGATGGCCATTACCCTCATCTGCATCGGCATTCCCGTCTGTCGTCCCCTCTACAAGCGCGCCTTCCGACGTCTCCTCGGCGAGAGCAACAGCGGCTACCACAAGCAATCCGGCGGCAAGGACGGTCAAGGGTCCTCTCACGCTCTGCAAACCATCGGCGGTGGCGTTCTGGGCTCCGACGGCAAACCGATCTCAAAGAAACTTGCGCAATCGCAGCAGGTATCTGCCAATAAGGATGGTCGCACCACGGTTACAGGGCAGAATGAGAGCACAGATAATATCAGCTTTACGGATGTCAAGTTGGGCGTTGATGGGCCATTTACACGGACgacggtggggaggggatgtgACGGGAGTGTAGGCAACGGGAACAGCTCTGATGAGGAGATCCTCAATGAGTACAGGCGGAGTCAGATGGATGACCACAACGGGCGCGTGATGAGGGTGGATGTTGAGCAGGGAAGGGTGCAGCATGGGGAGCACAGTCAGGCGCACAATCACAACGGTATCATGATTACAGAAACCTACCGAGTGGAAAGGTCCTGA
- a CDS encoding hypothetical protein (COG:G; CAZy:CBM50; EggNog:ENOG503P0A2), with translation MLSSTSTLVLLGGLFSAVAAGKPASVVKARDGLTPSLPYDPNTTSQCFWWADITSATTCDTIVRDNYITLEELRRWNPSLASTSGCTLQVGRSYCVEAIDDSEPSPGPSSTSTSSTTSVSSALTSSSSTVVVTTSTSSSSTVAPPVTTTKPGNGITTPTPTQATIVDNCDAFHFVTAGQTCEVVASLYRISQDQFKAWNPSVGASCTGLWANAYACVSIIGHEPSPTTPGNGITTPTPTQATIVNNCDEFYFVVSGDTCESVAAKHGITQAQFLSWNPSVGSTCTGLWGNAYACVSIIGHTPTKPTTTTSAGNGIATPTPIQPNMVKNCDLFYKVKSGDTCAAIAASKGITVAQFTSWNPYVGSGCTLLWLDYYVCISIVGHTPTPVNPGNGIQTPTPYQDGMTSSCKTFHFVQSGQTCQTITQRYGITQANFVRWNPAVRNDCTGMWANAYVCVAVL, from the exons ATGTTGTCCTCAACATCTAcccttgtcctccttggtgGTCTTTTCTCGGCTGTGGCCGCTGGAAAACCTGCCTCCGTGGTAAAGGCTCGCGACGGCCTCACGCCGTCGCTTCCCTATGACCCAAACACGACAAGCCAGTGTTTTTGGTGGGCTGATATCACCTCAGCCACCACCTGCGACACCATTGTCAGGGACAACTACATCACTCTGGAAGAACTGAGGCGCTGG AACCCATCACTTGCTAGCACCTCAGGCTGTACCTTGCAGGTCGGAAGGTCGTACTGCGTTGAGGCCATTGATGACTCGGAGCCTTCGCCAGGACCCtcgtcaacctcaacctcgagcACAACGAGCGTGTCCTCCGCCTTGACTTCCAGTTCCAGCACTGTCGTTGTGACCACCTCcacttcctcttcatctacTGTCGCTCCCCCAGTAACAACCACGAAGCCCGGAAATGGTATCACCACGCCTACCCCCACTCAGGCCACCATTGTTGACAACTGTGACGCTTTCCACTTTGTCACGGCCGGCCAGACCTGCGAGGTGGTTGCTTCGCTCTACCGGATCTCTCAGGATCAGTTCAAAGCGTGGAACCCCAGCGTGGGTGCTTCTTGCACTGGACTGTGGGCTAATGCTTACGCTTGTGTATCCATCATCGGCCATGAGCCGTCGCCCACCACACCCGGcaacggcatcaccacccctaCCCCAACTCAGGCCACCATTGTCAACAACTGCGATGAGTTCTATTTCGTCGTGAGCGGTGACACTTGCGAGAGTGTAGCAGCAAAGCACGGCATCACTCAGGCTCAGTTCCTCAGCTGGAACCCAAGCGTAGGCTCAACCTGCACTGGACTCTGGGGCAACGCCTACGCCTGCGTCTCCATCATCGGCCACACCCCTACCaagcctaccaccaccactagcGCCGGCAATGGCATCGCCACCCCTACCCCTATCCAACCCAACATGGTAAAGAACTGCGATCTTTTCTACAAGGTCAAGTCGGGAGACACCTGTGCCGCTATCGCCGCGTCAAAGGGAATCACCGTGGCCCAGTTTACCTCTTGGAATCCCTATGTTGGGTCTGGCTGCACTCTCTTGTGGTTGGATTATTATGTTTGCATCTCCATTGTTGGACACACCCCCACGCCTGTCAACCCGGGCAATGGTATTCAGACGCCTACCCCGTATCAGGATGGAATGACTAGCTCGTGCAAGACCTTCCACTTTGTCCAGTCTGGCCAGACTTGCCAGACCATCACTCAGCGCTACGGGATTACTCAGGCAAACTTTGTGAGGTGGAATCCGGCTGTTAGGAACGACTGCACTGGCATGTGGGCCAATGCCTATGTCTGTGTTGCTGTTTTGTAG